A region of Vitis vinifera cultivar Pinot Noir 40024 chromosome 13, ASM3070453v1 DNA encodes the following proteins:
- the LOC104881250 gene encoding phenylacetaldehyde reductase-like, which produces MAHIQAYELPMARGRYCLVGSELPMARGRYCLVGSILHCSETMKILQKLYPALNLPEKCADDKPYEPTHMVSQEKTKSLGIDFTPLEESLKDTVESLRERNFVSF; this is translated from the exons ATGGCACATATTCAAGCATATGAGCTTCCAATGGCTAGAGGCAGATACTGTTTAGTAGGGAGTGAGCTTCCAATGGCTAGAGGCAGATACTGTTTAGTAGGGAGCATTTTACACTGTTCTGAGACAATGAAGATTTTGCAGAAGCTCTACCCTGCTTTAAACCTACCTGAGAa ATGTGCAGACGACAAGCCTTATGAACCAACCCATATGGTGTCCCAGGAGAAAACTAAAAGTTTGGGCATCGACTTCACTCCTCTGGAGGAGAGCCTGAAGGACACTGTGGAAAGCTTGAGGGAGAGGAACTTTGTCAGTTTCTGA